One window of the Tetragenococcus koreensis genome contains the following:
- a CDS encoding phage holin produces the protein MEVLQEQLIAIVGTLLTVVVGYAVKQLKNFLDRKGITERLEQYEKSARIAVEAVEKIAENEHIPDKFQEAKKRVVRDLKKYGIEISDDDLKYFIESAVEGLRKGVAE, from the coding sequence ATGGAAGTGTTACAAGAACAATTGATTGCTATTGTTGGCACGCTGTTAACAGTTGTTGTAGGTTATGCCGTGAAGCAACTTAAAAACTTTTTGGATCGCAAAGGCATTACTGAAAGGTTAGAACAGTATGAAAAATCTGCACGAATTGCCGTAGAAGCAGTTGAGAAAATCGCTGAAAATGAGCATATTCCGGATAAATTTCAGGAAGCTAAAAAGCGAGTTGTTAGAGATTTAAAAAAATACGGCATTGAAATTTCTGATGACGATTTAAAGTATTTTATCGAATCGGCAGTTGAAGGTTTGAGAAAAGGAGTAGCTGAGTAA
- a CDS encoding N-acetylmuramoyl-L-alanine amidase: MKKIKTLLMTAIVVVMTFAPIVVAGAYSIDTTYNKMRSSQRTNNNYIILHETGGVAPAINNAQYFNREWRNAGTYSSHVVGDGGKVYQISPEGYVQWAAGSYANANSPVQIELARTNDKATFEKDYKAYINLARDKAKKYNIPLTLDSAGRGIKSHLWVTQNFWGDHTDPYGYLAQYGISKADLAQDLRNGVDDTSDVDADKQSPRPGNKAPTPDKSSGFHAEKATFTNGDTAIRVRSGVPGLNAPRAGMLPAGAKVNYQGWVAKDGYTWVRYTGSSGNTLYLPVRHNGTPYGTFGNGKQASQPSANKIAEDGQWGSSTTRRLQQYLGTSQDGVISGQVRTSANANVYSAQWGNSGSNVIRALQAKLGLPQDGNLGPATVRALQAHLGTTQDGQISPRSNVVKAMQHALNNGTF; encoded by the coding sequence TTGAAAAAGATCAAAACTTTACTTATGACAGCGATTGTTGTTGTCATGACCTTTGCACCCATTGTGGTCGCTGGAGCTTACTCCATTGATACCACGTACAATAAAATGAGGTCATCGCAACGGACGAATAATAATTACATCATCTTACACGAAACGGGTGGTGTCGCACCAGCAATCAATAACGCACAGTATTTCAACCGCGAATGGCGCAACGCCGGAACATACTCTAGTCATGTCGTTGGAGACGGGGGCAAGGTTTATCAAATCTCGCCAGAAGGTTATGTACAATGGGCCGCAGGTAGTTATGCAAATGCTAACTCGCCTGTACAAATTGAGTTAGCTAGAACTAATGATAAAGCTACCTTTGAAAAGGACTATAAAGCTTATATCAATCTAGCACGTGACAAAGCTAAGAAATACAATATCCCTTTGACACTAGATTCCGCCGGTCGTGGGATTAAATCTCACTTGTGGGTTACACAAAATTTCTGGGGAGATCACACAGACCCTTATGGCTACTTAGCACAGTACGGCATCAGTAAGGCAGACTTAGCCCAAGACTTGCGCAATGGTGTAGATGATACATCAGATGTAGATGCAGATAAACAATCTCCAAGACCCGGAAACAAAGCCCCAACGCCAGATAAAAGTAGTGGTTTTCACGCTGAAAAAGCGACGTTTACTAATGGCGATACAGCCATCAGAGTACGCTCAGGCGTTCCAGGATTAAATGCACCTCGTGCAGGTATGTTGCCAGCTGGAGCTAAAGTTAATTATCAAGGTTGGGTTGCTAAAGATGGCTACACTTGGGTACGTTATACAGGTAGTAGTGGCAATACGTTATACTTGCCCGTACGCCACAATGGCACACCTTACGGTACGTTTGGCAATGGTAAGCAAGCGAGCCAGCCTTCAGCAAACAAAATTGCAGAAGATGGACAGTGGGGAAGCTCAACCACACGCAGGCTCCAACAATATCTAGGCACTAGCCAAGACGGCGTAATCAGCGGTCAAGTTCGCACCAGTGCGAATGCTAATGTTTACAGTGCTCAATGGGGCAATTCAGGGTCTAACGTCATCCGTGCACTACAAGCAAAACTAGGCTTGCCGCAAGATGGCAACTTAGGTCCTGCGACCGTACGTGCTTTACAAGCTCATTTAGGAACGACGCAAGACGGGCAAATTAGCCCACGCAGCAATGTTGTTAAGGCTATGCAACACGCATTGAACAACGGTACTTTTTAA
- a CDS encoding histidine phosphatase family protein — protein MKLYFTRHGKTEWNEQRRFQGMNGDSPLLSSSFAQIRALGRHLQDVPFAAVYSSPSQRARQTAQGIVSQWQNQIPIYYDASLKEMGYGKLEGKSIDQMQEKYGKTLTNMRHHLDLYDASVFNGETVAAMLERMVKTITHTSEQYDAPVLFVGHGTSLTAAIQFLAGKDLPDLRKMGGLRNNSLSILETKGKKNPYELTLWNDTSFLP, from the coding sequence GTGAAGCTGTATTTTACTAGACACGGTAAAACAGAATGGAATGAGCAACGTCGCTTTCAAGGAATGAATGGTGATTCGCCATTATTATCCTCAAGTTTTGCTCAAATTCGTGCGCTAGGGCGCCACTTGCAAGATGTTCCCTTTGCTGCCGTTTATTCCAGTCCTTCTCAGCGTGCAAGACAAACTGCTCAAGGAATTGTTAGCCAGTGGCAAAATCAGATACCCATTTATTATGACGCAAGCTTAAAAGAAATGGGCTATGGAAAATTAGAAGGTAAAAGCATCGATCAAATGCAAGAAAAATATGGGAAGACATTAACCAATATGCGCCATCATTTAGATCTTTATGACGCTTCTGTGTTTAATGGAGAAACAGTAGCTGCAATGCTTGAACGGATGGTCAAAACAATTACCCATACCTCAGAACAATATGATGCTCCGGTACTTTTTGTGGGGCATGGAACTTCACTGACAGCAGCCATTCAATTTTTAGCAGGCAAAGATCTCCCTGATTTGCGCAAGATGGGTGGTTTGAGAAATAATAGCTTATCTATTTTAGAAACAAAAGGTAAAAAGAACCCTTACGAATTAACACTGTGGAATGATACCAGTTTTTTGCCATAA
- a CDS encoding ATP-dependent RecD-like DNA helicase, which produces MSEESYIVGKVAAIFFKNPNNFYKVLLVKISETNMDYNEKEIVVTGSFGNVQEEELYRFLGERVVHPKYGEQFKANSYQKEQPTSENGLIQFLSSEKFPGVGKKTAEKIVALLGEEAIDKILDDPTLLEQISGLTKKKREMLLDTIRLNYGMDKMIVGLNRYGFGSQLAFAIYQTYKNDTLEVIEENPYQLVEDIEGIGFKKADNIAEQLGIDATSNKRIRAAILHQILQQSMETGNTYIAAKDLLEQVLHMLENSRPVEIDPEKVANGVIELVEEGKIQQEKTDLYENSLYFAEWGIASTIQRLLQRKKEITYSENKIDKNLRKLEKRLGIVYGNSQEEAIKEAIRAPLFILTGGPGTGKTTVISGIVQLFAELNDIDLDPSQYSEETFPILLAAPTGRAAKRMNETTGLPSSTIHRLLGLNGRENKAKNTAPKELEGGLLIVDEMSMVDTWLANTLFKAIPDNMQVIFVGDKDQLPSVGPGQVLHDLLEIPEIPQKELTEIYRQGDGSSIIPLAHEIKNGQLPNDFMQNQKDRSYFACQVQQIEPLISKVALKAKQKGFTPQDIQVLAPMYKGPAGINALNKMMQEIFNSNADGTKKEVIFNDTAYRIGDKVLQLVNSPEDNVFNGDMGEITGIIYAKDSEDKVDQLVIAFDANEVIYKRNEWNKITLSYCCSIHKAQGSEFKMVILPMVNQFSRMLQRNLLYTAVTRSKEMLILLGETSAYERCVEQVSTLRLTALKERIARIDSISPSMRLKILTYENEQEEAPFENDRVQRKSKTKSEQNSTSNKAAVSDLFDVETEDVAPMTSTQLTEELINAKEIDPMIGMGELKPYDFQTTEK; this is translated from the coding sequence TTGTCAGAAGAAAGTTATATTGTCGGCAAAGTTGCGGCGATTTTTTTCAAAAATCCTAATAATTTTTATAAAGTACTTTTAGTCAAGATTAGCGAAACGAACATGGATTACAACGAGAAAGAAATCGTGGTTACGGGGAGCTTTGGCAATGTTCAAGAAGAAGAACTTTATCGTTTTTTAGGTGAGCGGGTTGTTCATCCGAAATATGGCGAACAGTTCAAAGCGAATTCTTATCAAAAAGAACAACCAACTTCTGAAAATGGCCTAATTCAATTTCTTTCTAGTGAAAAATTTCCGGGTGTTGGGAAGAAGACAGCAGAAAAAATCGTTGCCCTTTTAGGTGAAGAAGCTATTGATAAGATTTTAGATGACCCTACGCTGCTTGAGCAAATTTCAGGATTAACTAAGAAAAAGCGGGAGATGTTACTTGATACAATTCGTTTAAATTATGGTATGGATAAAATGATTGTTGGCTTAAATCGTTATGGTTTTGGTAGCCAATTAGCTTTTGCTATCTATCAGACTTATAAAAATGATACCTTGGAAGTTATTGAAGAAAATCCTTATCAACTTGTTGAAGATATTGAAGGAATTGGTTTTAAAAAAGCGGATAACATTGCAGAGCAGTTGGGTATTGACGCTACCTCGAATAAAAGAATTCGAGCAGCTATCTTACACCAGATCTTACAACAATCAATGGAAACAGGGAATACCTACATTGCGGCAAAGGATTTATTAGAACAAGTTTTACATATGTTAGAAAATAGTCGTCCAGTTGAGATTGATCCAGAAAAAGTTGCTAATGGCGTGATTGAGTTAGTAGAAGAAGGCAAAATTCAACAAGAAAAAACAGATCTTTATGAAAACAGCTTGTATTTTGCTGAGTGGGGGATTGCCTCAACAATTCAACGTTTATTACAAAGAAAAAAAGAAATTACTTATTCAGAAAATAAAATTGACAAAAATTTGCGAAAACTAGAAAAGCGTTTAGGGATTGTCTATGGAAATTCGCAAGAAGAAGCGATTAAAGAAGCGATTCGTGCACCATTGTTTATCTTAACTGGTGGGCCAGGGACAGGGAAAACGACGGTTATCAGCGGCATTGTACAATTATTTGCTGAACTAAATGATATTGACTTGGACCCTAGTCAATACTCCGAAGAAACCTTTCCGATTTTATTAGCAGCGCCAACCGGGCGTGCGGCTAAACGTATGAATGAAACGACCGGACTACCAAGCAGTACAATTCATCGATTACTAGGCTTAAATGGACGGGAAAATAAGGCCAAGAATACTGCTCCTAAAGAACTTGAGGGTGGGCTTTTAATCGTCGATGAAATGTCAATGGTAGACACATGGCTTGCCAATACGTTATTTAAAGCTATTCCTGACAATATGCAGGTAATTTTTGTAGGGGATAAAGATCAACTGCCTTCGGTAGGTCCTGGACAAGTTCTGCACGATTTATTGGAGATTCCTGAAATCCCGCAAAAAGAACTAACCGAGATTTATCGTCAAGGAGATGGTTCGAGTATCATTCCTTTAGCGCATGAAATTAAAAACGGCCAATTGCCTAATGACTTTATGCAAAACCAAAAGGATCGTTCTTATTTTGCTTGCCAAGTACAACAAATTGAGCCTTTGATTTCTAAAGTGGCTTTAAAAGCTAAACAAAAAGGGTTTACACCACAAGATATTCAAGTTTTAGCCCCTATGTATAAAGGACCTGCTGGTATTAACGCGTTAAATAAAATGATGCAAGAAATTTTTAATTCAAATGCGGATGGGACAAAAAAAGAGGTTATCTTTAATGATACTGCCTATCGTATCGGTGACAAGGTACTTCAACTAGTTAATTCACCAGAAGACAATGTATTTAATGGTGATATGGGAGAAATTACCGGCATCATTTATGCGAAAGATTCAGAAGATAAGGTTGATCAACTAGTCATTGCCTTTGATGCAAATGAAGTGATCTATAAACGTAATGAATGGAATAAAATTACATTGTCTTATTGTTGTTCGATCCATAAGGCGCAGGGCAGTGAATTTAAAATGGTCATTTTACCGATGGTCAATCAATTTTCCCGTATGCTACAGCGTAATTTACTTTATACAGCTGTAACTAGAAGTAAAGAGATGTTGATTTTGTTGGGCGAAACTTCTGCTTACGAACGCTGTGTTGAGCAAGTTTCAACGTTACGCTTGACGGCGTTAAAAGAAAGAATTGCTAGAATTGATTCAATCTCACCGTCCATGAGGTTAAAAATCTTAACTTATGAAAATGAACAAGAAGAAGCGCCATTTGAAAATGATCGTGTTCAAAGAAAAAGTAAAACTAAAAGTGAACAAAACTCCACGTCAAACAAAGCAGCTGTTTCTGATTTGTTTGACGTGGAGACTGAGGATGTTGCCCCTATGACGTCTACACAATTAACAGAAGAGTTAATTAATGCAAAAGAAATTGACCCTATGATTGGTATGGGAGAACTTAAGCCTTATGACTTTCAAACAACTGAAAAGTAA
- a CDS encoding QueT transporter family protein, producing the protein MTNKKVKVITVNAIIVALYVALSFISPLSSGAIQFRLSESLNHLVVFNRKMLWGVFGGVLVFNLLFGEGPLDVVFGGAQTLLALLLTAALEKKIPNIKARLVLNVLFFTVSMFLIALMLTLTAELPFWFTYLTTALSELIIMSISAPVMYFINENLNFAKQI; encoded by the coding sequence ATGACAAATAAGAAGGTAAAAGTCATTACCGTCAATGCAATTATTGTTGCGCTTTATGTCGCATTAAGTTTTATCTCACCATTGTCTTCTGGAGCGATCCAATTTCGTTTATCAGAAAGTTTAAATCACCTGGTAGTATTTAATAGAAAGATGCTGTGGGGAGTATTTGGCGGTGTGTTGGTTTTTAACTTATTGTTTGGCGAAGGGCCATTGGATGTTGTCTTTGGTGGCGCACAAACACTACTGGCATTACTATTAACCGCTGCATTGGAAAAGAAAATACCAAATATCAAAGCTCGCTTAGTTTTGAATGTTTTGTTCTTTACCGTTAGTATGTTCCTAATCGCCTTAATGCTCACATTAACTGCTGAACTTCCTTTCTGGTTCACTTACCTAACAACGGCTTTAAGTGAACTAATCATTATGAGTATTTCAGCACCAGTAATGTATTTTATCAATGAAAATTTAAATTTTGCAAAACAAATATAA
- a CDS encoding diacylglycerol/lipid kinase family protein: protein MKFHYYLLINPIAGGGNGKKIGHQISTLMEQKQLKFTILETKYRLHEAKLISELSSTVLSSWNVQAKKAKGFFPLLVVIGGDGTLHQVINHVSDQIPVAYIPAGSGNDFARSLGVLQPPQQLLEKILQTTAPRKINILSCYDHTTDTHSLCVNNVGIGLDAAIVHTTNHSTAKQQLYKYKMGSLSYIRAALRALFKQKGFPITIECNNQSYYFKREFLCTATNHPYFGGGIKIAPMANIYEAQVDLVVVERLPIFKIFYLILLLLLQKHTKSKYFHHFKAQTIHLSSSTKQFLQKDGEDFDKASYDFILSSSEQLFWL, encoded by the coding sequence TTGAAATTTCATTATTATCTTTTGATTAATCCTATAGCCGGTGGTGGCAATGGTAAAAAAATAGGCCATCAAATCAGCACATTGATGGAACAAAAACAACTTAAGTTTACAATTTTAGAAACGAAGTATCGCCTACATGAAGCAAAACTCATAAGTGAACTGAGTTCTACTGTTTTGTCTTCTTGGAATGTACAAGCCAAAAAAGCAAAAGGTTTTTTTCCTTTACTTGTAGTTATCGGAGGAGATGGCACACTTCATCAGGTTATCAATCATGTTTCAGATCAGATTCCTGTTGCCTATATTCCAGCAGGATCAGGAAACGATTTTGCTAGAAGTTTGGGCGTTTTACAACCGCCTCAACAATTGTTGGAAAAGATCCTGCAAACCACAGCCCCGCGTAAAATTAATATATTGTCTTGTTATGATCACACCACTGATACTCATAGCCTGTGTGTTAATAATGTGGGGATTGGATTAGACGCTGCTATTGTACATACAACCAATCATTCAACAGCCAAACAGCAACTATACAAATACAAGATGGGTTCGCTATCTTATATCCGCGCTGCTTTGCGTGCACTATTCAAGCAGAAAGGTTTTCCTATTACAATTGAGTGTAACAATCAAAGTTACTATTTTAAGCGGGAATTTTTATGTACAGCAACAAACCATCCCTATTTTGGCGGAGGTATCAAAATTGCTCCTATGGCTAATATATACGAGGCACAAGTTGACCTAGTGGTGGTAGAGAGACTGCCGATCTTTAAAATTTTTTACTTAATTCTATTACTTCTATTACAAAAACATACTAAATCAAAATATTTTCATCATTTTAAAGCGCAAACGATCCATCTGAGCTCTTCTACTAAACAGTTTCTGCAAAAAGATGGCGAAGATTTTGACAAAGCTTCTTATGATTTCATTCTTTCGTCTAGCGAACAGCTTTTCTGGCTTTAA